In the Streptomyces sp. 3214.6 genome, GAGCCGGTGATGGCCGAGGTGCCGACGGCGCCGGTCAGGCCGAGGCCGAGGCCGGCCAACAGGACGCTGCCGAGGAAGGGCGGGTAACCGGAGCCTGCCGTGAGCAGCGACATGGCCAGCAGCCCGGACGCCAGCAGGACCAGTCCGCTGATCATCACCACGCGCATGCCGACGCGCCGCACGAGCAGGGGGGTGGTCTGCGAGGTCGGTACGACGACCAGGGCCACCGGCACCAGGGCGACGGCGGAGCGCAGCGGGCCGTAGCCGAGGACGAGCCGCAGATATTGCAGGCCGACGAAGTAGAAGCCGAACAGGACCATGAACTGTACGGTCAGTGCCACGCTGCCGGCGGAGAATTCCCGCACGCGGAACAGGCGCGGATCGAGCAGCGGATTCTCGGTGCGCAGGCCGATGACGACGTAGGCGCTGCCGGCCGCCACGGCGACGGCCAGCGCGGCGACGACCTGAGGGGTACGCCAGCCTTGCTCGTTGCCCGCGATGAGCGCGTACACCAGCGCGCCTGGGGCGAGCGCGGTGCAGACGGCTCCGGCGGTGTCGAAGCGGCCGGGGCAGGCGTCCTTGGACTCGGGGGCCCGCACGGCGACGGCCAGAGCGGTGACCGAGGCGACGAGCCCGCAGGTCACGAAGATCGACCGCCAGGAGAACCACTCCAGCAGGGTCCCGGAGACGAGCATGCCGAGGATGGACCCGGCGGCGGCGCAGCCGGACCAGACCGCGACCGCCTTGGCACGCCGCTCGGCCGGGAAGACGGCGGTGATGGTCGACAGCGTCCCCGGCATGATCATCGCGGCACCCAGGCCCATCACCAAGCGGCACAGGATGAGAGCGGTGGTGCTGGAAGCGGCCGAGGCGGTGAAGGCGGCGCCGCCGAAGACGACGGCGCCGACGAGCAGCACGGCCCGTCGGCCGACCCGGTCGCCCAGGGCGCCCAGCGGCAGCACCAGGCCGGCCAGGGCCACCGTGTAGGCGTCGACGATCCAGGTGAGCGAGGTGAAGGAGGCCGACAGGTCAAGGCCGATGTCCGGCAGGGCGAGGTTCAGCGCGGACATGGAAGCGGTGACGAGCATCAGCGCGAGGCACATGACGCCGAGGACCCCGCGGCGCCCGGTCGGGCCGAGTGCCACCGCTGCTCCGCTCGGGAGGGCCGGCGTAGAAGTCATCCGTGGACGCCCTCCATTGCGACGGGATGTGGTCTCACCAGCGGGTGAGGACCAGCTCGATGGCGAACCCGGGACCCATGGCGGCGATGAGGCCGGGCGCGCCCGCGGGCGGCGGTGTCGTCATGACCGTGTCCAGCACGTGCAGGACGGAGGCGGAGGAGAGGTTGCCGTTTTCCGCGAGGGACCGCCGGGTCGGTTCAAGCGCGTCGGGCGGCAGGTCGAAGGCGCGTTCCACCGAGGTGAGGACCTTCGGTCCGCCGCCGTGGACGATCCAGGTGGCGACCTCGCCAGGGGTGAGCGCGTGCCGGCCCAGCAGGTCGTACACGGCCTTCGGCAGATGCTCGGCGGTGAGGGCGGGCACCTCGGGGGCCAGCAGGATGCGCAGGCCGTGGGAGCCGATGTCCCAGCCGAGCACGTCCTCGGTGGCGGGCACCAAGTGGCTCTGCGCGTCGACCAGTTCGGGGCCGTCCCGGTGTCCTCGGGCGCCGGTGGCCACCACGGCGGCCGCCCCGTCCCCGAAGAGACTGCCGGCGACGATGTTCGCCATCGACGTGTCCTGCATCTGGTAGGCCAGCGAGCACAGTTCGACCGAGAGCAGCACCGCGGTGTCGTCGGGGTGGCCGAGGAGGTATTCACGCAGCCGGGCCAGGCCCGCGGCGCCGCCCGCGCAGCCGTTGCCGAACAGGGGGATCCGACGGACGTCGGGGCGCATTCCCACCCGGTGCGCAAGCCGGGCTTCGAGGGAGGGCACCGCCAGCCCGGTGACCGTCGTACTGATCACCGCGTCGACGTCCCCCGGCCGGGTGCCGGCCGCTTCCAGCGCCTCGGTGAGCACCTGTTCGCCCAGCTCCAGGGCGGTCTGGAGCCACAGCCGGTTGGCGTCGGTGAAGTCGGTGAGCGCGCGTAGTTCCGCGAGCGGGCGGGCGAAGTGGCGGGTGGTCACTTCGGCGTTGGACTGGATCTTGCGGAGCATCAGCCTGCCGGTCTGTGACCGTCCCAGCGTTGTGCCCGCCAGGGCGTCCATGATCTCCGCCTGGGAGAACCGGTGCGGTGGTACGGCGGTGCGGATGGCCCTCACCCGTGGTCCGGGTGCGGCCGGCCCCCAGCGCCCACGGACGGTCGTCATCTGATCTGGCGACACTCGGAATCTCGCCCTTTCTGCTGCCGTTTGCGCGTCTGATGGTGGCTATTCGGCCGTGAACAGCAGGACCGCGTTCTGGCCCCCGAAGCCGAAGGAGCAGCTGAGTCCCGCCCCCAGGGGCGTCGGGCGCGGCCGTCCGGCCACGATGTCGAGTTTGTGGTCGCCGTCCTGTCCCTCGAAGTTGGCGACCGGGGGCACCAGCCCGTGGCGCAGGGCGAGGACCGTGTAGGCCGCCTGGATCGCTCCCGCCGCCCCGAGGGCGTGCCCGATCACGCCCTTGGCCGCGGTGACCGGGGGCACCCCGTCGCCGAAGACCCGGCTCAGGGCGGCGGCTTCCGCCGCGTCGTTGAGCGGGGTGCCGGTGCCATGGGCGTTGACGTGCGCGATGTCCGCGAGGCGGCAGTCCGCGTCCCGGAGCGCGGCCGTGATGGCCCGTGCGGCGCCCTCGCCGCGCGGGTGCGGGGCCACGGGGTGGTGGGCGTCGGCGCCGGCGCCGTACCCGCGCAGCACGGCCAGCATCCGGGCGCGACGGGCGCGCGCGTCCGCGGCTCGTTCCAGAACGAGGACGGCGGCGCCCTCGCCGAGGACGAAGCCGTCACGTCGCGCGTCGAACGGCCTGCCGGCCAGCTCCGGCTCCTCCCGGCGGCGGGACAGCGCGCGCATCCGGGTGAAGCAGGTGGCCGTCATCCGGGACCGGGCCGATTCACTGCCGCCCGCCAACACGATGTCGCAGGTGCCTGACCGCAGCAGGTCCCGGGCCACGCCGAGCGCGGTGGCGCCCGATGCGCAGGCGCTGGCGGTGGTGAAGTTGGGGCCGCGCGCTCCCAGGTCGATGGCGACCTCACCGGCGGCCATACTCGGCACGCTGCGCGGAAGCGCGAGCGGCGAGACCCGCTCCGGCTGGTCGGCGCCGAGATGACCGAACTCGGTGACGTAGGTGCTCAGGCAGTTCGATCCGACGCCGAGGACGACGCCGACCCGCTCGCCGAGCCCCCCTTCGCTGACGCTGCCCAACTCCGCGTCGGCGACGGCCCTGCGGGCAGCCACCAGGGCGAACTGGATGAACCGGTCCGCACGCCGGACAAGCGGACGGCCGAGCTCCGCCACCGGGTCGAAACCGGTGACCTGGCAGGAGAAGTCGACGGGCAGTCCGGCGAGTTCGGGATCGCGGGCGGCCAGCGAGCTTCCCCGGCACAGGGCCCCCCAGTTCTCCTCGGGCGTGTGCCCGGCCGGGGTGACCAGGCCCAAGCCGGTGACGGCGATCTCAGCGGGCATGGCGAGCGGCGGCGAAGGCGCGGGCCGCGTCAGCGAGCGTCGAGGACGGTGAGAGGTCCAATGTGTCCTCGGGCAGAACGATCCCGAACTCCTCCTCCGCCGCCACCACCAGTTCCATCAGGGCCAGGGAATCCACGTCGAGGCTTTCGAAGCTGGTCGTCGGCGTGAGGTCCGCGGGGTCCGCATCGATCTCCAGGTGCTGGGTCAGCAAAGCTAAGAGCTGTTCGGGGAGCGCGTGGGGTGTCGCCTGGGTCATACGTGTGCCTCCCGTGCGGTGGGGTCTTCGCGAGAAGCCTTGATGAGATCTTCGCGCGGTCGGTCTTCGTGGGGGGTCTTCATGCGGTCGAACAGCTCCCGGGCGCGGGCCGCCCGTGCGGTGAGCCGCTCCCGGTCGGCGTCCAGCCGGTCCCGCGCCTGCTCGCCGGTGGGTCCCAGGCCGGTCAGGGACATCACCTGCAGCGCGCGCAGCAGGGGGACCACCACGTGCTCCAGGTGGACGTCCGGGCCGTAGATGCCGGCTGCCGCGATCCGAGCCGCCCGCGCCCGGAAACCGGGGAGGGAGGCGCCGGGCATCTCGAAATCGTGCAGGACGTCCGCGAGGGCGGTCAGGGCCGAGTCGGGGAACAGGGCGAGCGCGTCGCTGAACAGTCCCCGGTAGAAGAGCATGTGCAGGTTCTCGTCCGCCGCGATCCGCGCCATCAGCTGCTCGCCGACGGGGTCCTGGCAGGCGGCTCCGGCGTTGCGGTGCGCCTGCCGGGTCGCCAGCTCCTGGACCGTGACATACGCCAGGGAGTGCAGGAGAGTCGGCAGGCCGGCCCGGTATCCGGTGCCGACATGCCGCATGCGCAGCTCTTCAAGCGCGGCGGGGTCCACGGCGCGGCGGGCGTGGACGTAGCCGCGCAGGGCCGCAGCGTGGCGATCCTCCTCGGCCGTCCACCGATGCACCCACGAGCCCCAGGCGCCGTCCCGGCCGAACCGGGTGGCGATCTCGAAGTGGTAACTGGGCAGGTTGTCCTCCGTCAGGAGGTTCACGACCAGCGCATCCTGGACGGCCTGGGGCAGTGCCGACTGCTCCGGCGTCCAGGCCGTGCCCCGCAGCGGGCCCTCGAAGTCGCGTGCCGCGCTCCACGGCACGTACTGGTGCGGAAGCCAGTCACGCGCGGTGGCCAGATGCTGTTCCAGCAGCCGTTCGACCGAGGGCTCCAGCTCCCGCAGGACGCGTTCCTCCTCGGTGGGGCCATCGCCCATCGATCCCTCCCTGACGTGTCCTCACCTGTGCACGCTGGTTCGTGCACCCCGTTATGGGAACGCGGGCCGATGCAATACGAAACGATCTTTCACTCGTCCGGAGATTTCCTCAACGACGTGTCACTGAGTTCATCCGGTCGGGGGACTGACCGGATGACTCTTCAGTGCAGGTAGGTTCAGGCACACATCGGGTGCGGCGCGTGCCGTGCACAGCACCGTGCCGTCGGGGCGCACGACGGCCGCCCGTGCGCCGCCGCCGCGCAGCCAGCGGTGCAGTGCGGTGCCGGGTCCTGCCACCACCAGCACGGCGCCGCGCCGCCGCACCTCGGTGCACAGGGCTTCGGCCGGGCGCTCGGTCGTGACGAGCGCGAACCGTCCCTGGGCAAGGTCGTCGAATCTGTGACGTGGGTCAGCGGGGTCGAGCGGCGCGTTCGGGCACAGGCTGCCCGCGAGGCCCCGGCGCAGCCGTGGCCTCCGGACCAGTGCGGAACGGCGCAGTGCCGGTGTCTCGCTCCTGACGGCCAAGGTCGGCAACCAGGGCAGCAGGACCAGCCGGGGCAGCAGCGACCGGCGCAGGACGTTGCCGAGATCGCCGCCCTGCGTCATCGCGCTCCCGACGAGCTTCGCCATCCGGATCAGTGCGCGGGCGTGCGGTTTCCGCTCGCTCTGATAGGTGTCCAGGACGGCTTCGGGGAGGCTGCCGCAGAGAACGGCCGCGAGTTTCCAGGACAGGTTGGCCGCATCGCGCAGTCCGGCGCCCAGGCCCTGGCCGATGAAGGGGGGCGTCAGATGGGCGGCGTCCCCGAGCAGGAACACGCGCCGGTCCCGCCAGTGGTCGGCGACCTGGGCGCGGAAGGTGTACTCGGCGACGCGTACGAGCTGCAGTTCCCCGGCTGGGACGGTGCCGGTCCAGGGCGCGATCAGCGGGGACAGCCGGGCGATGTCGCGGTAGTCATCGGCCACGTCCCCAGGGCCCAGCTGGAACTCCCAGCGGTAGCGTCTCGGCCCGATCCGCATGTACGCCGCCGCACGGGTGGGATCGCAGACCTGGTGTGCGCCCTCCCACTGCCCCAGGTCTGCGTCGGTGACCACATCGGCGACGAGCCAGCGCTGTGCCGGGCCCAGGTCCCGCATCGCGGCGCCGATCCAGGACCGGGTGCGGCTGTTCGCGCCGTCGCAGCCCAGCACGTACCCGGCGCGCAGGACATCCCGCTCACCGGTGGCCCGGTCGGTGATCCGGACCGTCACCGCCCCGTCGTCGCGCTGGTCCAGACCGGTGACCTCGGTCCGGCTACGCAGGGTGACGCCGGGGAACCGGGTGAGGTTGGCGCACAGAAGCGCCTCCAGCTCCGGCTGGTCGTACATGTTCGCCTCGGGGTAACCGTGCACGCCCGCCCCCGACGCCCGCTGGAACTCCGCCAGCGGGCGCAGTTCCCGATCGACCAGGCGCATCCCCAGGCAGGGCCGGGAGATCGCGGCGAACTGCTCGCGCACGCCGAGCCAGGCCAGGATCCGGTACACCTCGTCGTCCAGGTGAACCGCTCGGGGCTGCGGGCAGACCGGCTGCCGGCGTTCCAGGACCAGGCACTCGACGCCGTACAAGCCGAGCAGGGTCGCCACAGCGAGCCCGGTGGGGCCCGCCCCGACGACGACCACCGGCACCTGCGACCGGCTCATCCCAAGCCCCCGCCCCGAGCCCGGTCAGACTTCGGGCTTGGTGGCACGGAACACGCCGTAGCGCATGAGGTGCGGATCGACGAGTTGAGCGAAGTGATGCACCACGGCCCGGTGCAGCTCGGCAGCCGAGCCCTCCAGGGACATGCCGTCGTCCAGGACGCTGCTTGCCGCGCTGCTTGCCGTCTTTTTCATGCGGATTCGGATTCCTCGTGTAGCGACGAACCGATGCCCCGGGAGCATCGTGGTTCCGCATCGTGCCATGGCCGACCAGCCTCACCAGGGCGTTCAGCGGTCTCCCCGATGATCTACGCCCGAAGGCGTGAATGAATGAATGAATGAGTGACATGCGGGCGATTGGAGGCTTTGGGCCTCGGGACCCGGGCTGTTGACCTCCTATCGTGGCCGTAAACGGCCGTTCGAAGGGGCCCCACCATGAGCCTGCGTGTTCAGTCCATCAGTCGTGACGAGCATCTGGCGTTCGTCGCGGCCCGTGCCTCCGCGAGCCATATGCAGGTCCCCTCGTGGGGGGATGTGAAGCCGGACTGGCGGGCGGAGAGCCTGGGCTGGTTCGACGAGGAGGGGCGGCTCGTCGGAGCGGGGCTGGCGCTGTCGCGGCCGCTGCCCAGGCTGAAGAAGTACCTGGCCTATCTGCCCGAGGGGCCGCTCCTCGGTGCTGCGTGGCACGCACCCGACCTGGTGGAACGCTGGCTGACGCCGATGCTCGGGCACCTGAAGGCGCGGGGCGCGTTCTCGGTGAAGATGGGCCCGCCCGTCGTCGTACGCCGCTGGAGCGCCGACGCCGTCAAGGCGGCCATCGCCGACCCGGCCGCCCACCGGCTGGGGGACGCCGAGGCGAGCTCGCAGGAGCCGGGCGCCCTCGACGTCGCCGAGCGGCTGCGCCGCGCCGGCTGGCAGCAGGCTGAGCCGGGCGGCGAGGACGGCTTCGCGGCCGGTCAGCCCCGCTACGTCTTCCAGGTCCCGTTCGCGGGGCGGACGCTGGAGGAGGTCCGCGGCGGCCTCAACCAGCAGTGGCGGCGCAACATCAAGAAGGCGGAGAAGGCGGGCGTGAAGGTCGTCCGGGGCGGCTACGAGGACCTCCCGGCCTTCTACACGCTCTACACCGAGACCGCCGAGCGCGACCGTTTCCTCCCGCGTCCGCTGCCCTACTTCCAGCGGATGTGGAGCGAGCTGAACGCCGAACACCCCGACCGTATGCGGCTCTACCTCGCCCACCACGACGGTGAGGTCCTCGCGGCGGCCACCATGCTGACCGTCGGCGAGCACGTCTGGTACTCGTACGGCGCCTCCACCAGCCGCAGGCGCGAGGTCCAGCCCAACAACGCCATGCAGTGGCGGATGATGGCCGACGCCCACGAACTCGGCGCCGCCGTCTACGACCTGCGCGGCATCACCGACACCCTGGAGGAGTCCAACCACCTGCTCGGCCTGCTCCGCTTCAAGGTGGGCACGGGCGGAGAGGCTGTGGAGTACCTGGGGGAGTGGGACTTCCCCCTCAACAAGCTGCTGCACAAGGCGTTGGATCTGTACATGTCGCGCAGGTAGACGTCGTCGCACGTCTCACAGCCCGAGACAGAGGCTAAATGGGTTCACACACCTGACGTGGTCCATTAGCCTGGACTGGTAAGTACACCGTGATGAACGGCCTGGATCGAACCCGACCACGCCGGCCACGCCGAGCACCTGGACCGCCCGTGACGACCCCCGACACCGCCACCTCACCGCAGATCTCGGCCCCGGGCACAGCCGCCCCGGCCGCCGCCCCGGGCCGCTTCGGCTCCCTCGGTCCGGTCGGACTGGTGCTCGCCGGCGCGGTCTCCGTGCAGTTCGGCGGCGCGCTGGCGGTGACGCTGATGCCGAGGGCGGGCGCGCTGGGCGTGGTGGCACTGCGGCTGCTGGTGGCGGCGGTGGTGCTGCTGGTCGTCTGCCGGCCGCGGCTGCGCGGCCACTCGCGCGCGGACTGGGGCACGGTCGTCGCCTTCGGGGTCACGCTGGCCGCGATGAACGGCCTGTTCTACCAGGCGCTGGACCGCATCCCGCTGGGCCTGGCGGTGACGCTGGAGGTCCTCGGCCCGCTGACCCTCTCGGTCGTCGCCTCGCGCCGCGCGCTGAACCTCCTCTGGGCGGGCCTCGCCCTCGCGGGCGTCTTCCTGCTCAGCGGTGGCGGAGACGCGGGACACGGCGGGGGCGGCGGCGGTGGCTTCGGCGGCGGCGTCGACCTGGTGGGCGTTGCGTTCGCGCTCGGCGCGGGAGCGATGTGGGCGGCGTACATCGTCTTCAGCGCCCGCACCGGCCGCCGTTTCGCGCAGGCGGACGGCCTGGCCCTGGCGATGGCGGTGGGCGCGTTGCTCTTCCTCCCGCTGGGCCTCGCCGAGTCCGGCACGAAACTGGCCGACCCGGTGACGCTCGGTCTGGGCGCGGCGGTGGCCATGCTCTCCTCGGTCCTGCCCTACACCCTCGAACTCCTCGCCCTGCGCCGCCTGCCCGCCTCCACCTTCGCCGTCCTGATGAGCCTGGAACCGGCCCTCGCCGCCACGGCCGGCTTCCTCGTCCTCGACCAGTCCCTCACCACCCTCCAGGCGGCCGCGATCGCCCTGGTCGTCGGGGCGAGCATGGGCGCGGTGCGGACGCAGGTGGCGCGAGGGAGGAAGCGCCCCGCTTCCTGACCCGGGGCGGGGCGGGGCGGGGCGGGGCAGGGAGGGGCGGGGCGGGGCGGGCCGCGCCTCGCCGGCTGTCTCGGCCGACCCCGTCCGGTTCGCCGTTCCGTACAAATTAATGCAAGCGCGCTTGATTGTTTTTGGGGGCGCTGCCATGCTCCACCCCATGGCCGACCCGACCCCCGTGCTCGACGATCTCCGTGCCGAAAGCGACGAACTCGACCGGCTGGTAGCCGAGTTGGGGCCGGAGCAGTGGACGCTGCCGACGCCCGCCGTCGGCTGGACCGTCGCCCATCAGATCGCGCACCTCGCCTGGACCGACCGCTCCTCCGTGCTGGCCGTGACCGATCAGGGCGCCTTCGCCCGTGAGGTGGAGAAGGCGCTGGCCGAACCCGGGGACTTCGTCGACAACGGTGCGCAGGAGGGGGCCGATAAGCCGCCCGCGCGGTTGCTCGCGGACTGGCGGGCCGGCCGTGAGGCTCTGGCGGACGCCCTGCGGGCAGCGCCCGCGGGGGCGCGTTTCCCGTGGTACGGGCCGCCCATGTCCGCCGCTTCCATGGCGACCGCCCGGCTGATGGAGACCTGGGCGCACGGCCTGGACGTGGCGGACGCGCTGGGCGTGGCGGCCGTGCCCACCGACCGGCTCCGGCACATCGTCCGCCTCGGCGTCCGCACCCGGGACTTCGCCTTCGGCATGCACGGACTGCCCACGCCGTTCGAGGAGTTCCGCGTCGAACTTACCGGCCCCTCGGGCGAGT is a window encoding:
- a CDS encoding TIGR03084 family metal-binding protein → MADPTPVLDDLRAESDELDRLVAELGPEQWTLPTPAVGWTVAHQIAHLAWTDRSSVLAVTDQGAFAREVEKALAEPGDFVDNGAQEGADKPPARLLADWRAGREALADALRAAPAGARFPWYGPPMSAASMATARLMETWAHGLDVADALGVAAVPTDRLRHIVRLGVRTRDFAFGMHGLPTPFEEFRVELTGPSGELWTYGPPDADDRVTGTALDFCRLVTQRAHRDDLALHAEGPDADQWLDVAQAFAGPPGKGRPPKGTAS
- a CDS encoding acyl-ACP desaturase; this encodes MGDGPTEEERVLRELEPSVERLLEQHLATARDWLPHQYVPWSAARDFEGPLRGTAWTPEQSALPQAVQDALVVNLLTEDNLPSYHFEIATRFGRDGAWGSWVHRWTAEEDRHAAALRGYVHARRAVDPAALEELRMRHVGTGYRAGLPTLLHSLAYVTVQELATRQAHRNAGAACQDPVGEQLMARIAADENLHMLFYRGLFSDALALFPDSALTALADVLHDFEMPGASLPGFRARAARIAAAGIYGPDVHLEHVVVPLLRALQVMSLTGLGPTGEQARDRLDADRERLTARAARARELFDRMKTPHEDRPREDLIKASREDPTAREAHV
- a CDS encoding lipid II:glycine glycyltransferase FemX, whose product is MSLRVQSISRDEHLAFVAARASASHMQVPSWGDVKPDWRAESLGWFDEEGRLVGAGLALSRPLPRLKKYLAYLPEGPLLGAAWHAPDLVERWLTPMLGHLKARGAFSVKMGPPVVVRRWSADAVKAAIADPAAHRLGDAEASSQEPGALDVAERLRRAGWQQAEPGGEDGFAAGQPRYVFQVPFAGRTLEEVRGGLNQQWRRNIKKAEKAGVKVVRGGYEDLPAFYTLYTETAERDRFLPRPLPYFQRMWSELNAEHPDRMRLYLAHHDGEVLAAATMLTVGEHVWYSYGASTSRRREVQPNNAMQWRMMADAHELGAAVYDLRGITDTLEESNHLLGLLRFKVGTGGEAVEYLGEWDFPLNKLLHKALDLYMSRR
- a CDS encoding beta-ketoacyl-[acyl-carrier-protein] synthase family protein codes for the protein MPAEIAVTGLGLVTPAGHTPEENWGALCRGSSLAARDPELAGLPVDFSCQVTGFDPVAELGRPLVRRADRFIQFALVAARRAVADAELGSVSEGGLGERVGVVLGVGSNCLSTYVTEFGHLGADQPERVSPLALPRSVPSMAAGEVAIDLGARGPNFTTASACASGATALGVARDLLRSGTCDIVLAGGSESARSRMTATCFTRMRALSRRREEPELAGRPFDARRDGFVLGEGAAVLVLERAADARARRARMLAVLRGYGAGADAHHPVAPHPRGEGAARAITAALRDADCRLADIAHVNAHGTGTPLNDAAEAAALSRVFGDGVPPVTAAKGVIGHALGAAGAIQAAYTVLALRHGLVPPVANFEGQDGDHKLDIVAGRPRPTPLGAGLSCSFGFGGQNAVLLFTAE
- a CDS encoding EamA family transporter; the encoded protein is MTTPDTATSPQISAPGTAAPAAAPGRFGSLGPVGLVLAGAVSVQFGGALAVTLMPRAGALGVVALRLLVAAVVLLVVCRPRLRGHSRADWGTVVAFGVTLAAMNGLFYQALDRIPLGLAVTLEVLGPLTLSVVASRRALNLLWAGLALAGVFLLSGGGDAGHGGGGGGGFGGGVDLVGVAFALGAGAMWAAYIVFSARTGRRFAQADGLALAMAVGALLFLPLGLAESGTKLADPVTLGLGAAVAMLSSVLPYTLELLALRRLPASTFAVLMSLEPALAATAGFLVLDQSLTTLQAAAIALVVGASMGAVRTQVARGRKRPAS
- a CDS encoding phosphopantetheine-binding protein; this encodes MTQATPHALPEQLLALLTQHLEIDADPADLTPTTSFESLDVDSLALMELVVAAEEEFGIVLPEDTLDLSPSSTLADAARAFAAARHAR
- the mhpA gene encoding bifunctional 3-(3-hydroxy-phenyl)propionate/3-hydroxycinnamic acid hydroxylase MhpA, with the protein product MSRSQVPVVVVGAGPTGLAVATLLGLYGVECLVLERRQPVCPQPRAVHLDDEVYRILAWLGVREQFAAISRPCLGMRLVDRELRPLAEFQRASGAGVHGYPEANMYDQPELEALLCANLTRFPGVTLRSRTEVTGLDQRDDGAVTVRITDRATGERDVLRAGYVLGCDGANSRTRSWIGAAMRDLGPAQRWLVADVVTDADLGQWEGAHQVCDPTRAAAYMRIGPRRYRWEFQLGPGDVADDYRDIARLSPLIAPWTGTVPAGELQLVRVAEYTFRAQVADHWRDRRVFLLGDAAHLTPPFIGQGLGAGLRDAANLSWKLAAVLCGSLPEAVLDTYQSERKPHARALIRMAKLVGSAMTQGGDLGNVLRRSLLPRLVLLPWLPTLAVRSETPALRRSALVRRPRLRRGLAGSLCPNAPLDPADPRHRFDDLAQGRFALVTTERPAEALCTEVRRRGAVLVVAGPGTALHRWLRGGGARAAVVRPDGTVLCTARAAPDVCLNLPALKSHPVSPPTG
- a CDS encoding MFS transporter; translation: MTSTPALPSGAAVALGPTGRRGVLGVMCLALMLVTASMSALNLALPDIGLDLSASFTSLTWIVDAYTVALAGLVLPLGALGDRVGRRAVLLVGAVVFGGAAFTASAASSTTALILCRLVMGLGAAMIMPGTLSTITAVFPAERRAKAVAVWSGCAAAGSILGMLVSGTLLEWFSWRSIFVTCGLVASVTALAVAVRAPESKDACPGRFDTAGAVCTALAPGALVYALIAGNEQGWRTPQVVAALAVAVAAGSAYVVIGLRTENPLLDPRLFRVREFSAGSVALTVQFMVLFGFYFVGLQYLRLVLGYGPLRSAVALVPVALVVVPTSQTTPLLVRRVGMRVVMISGLVLLASGLLAMSLLTAGSGYPPFLGSVLLAGLGLGLTGAVGTSAITGSLPADRQGVASAANDVTREIGASIGIALMGSVFDSRYGSSLTSDLDGLPGQAAEAVRRSPAGGLYVANLLGPRGSGLAQDVRDAFMSGMSAAVVAVAVVTAAAICFLGLGSSRTSRKPAPHGGSEEPEGVPK
- a CDS encoding type III polyketide synthase, yielding MTTVRGRWGPAAPGPRVRAIRTAVPPHRFSQAEIMDALAGTTLGRSQTGRLMLRKIQSNAEVTTRHFARPLAELRALTDFTDANRLWLQTALELGEQVLTEALEAAGTRPGDVDAVISTTVTGLAVPSLEARLAHRVGMRPDVRRIPLFGNGCAGGAAGLARLREYLLGHPDDTAVLLSVELCSLAYQMQDTSMANIVAGSLFGDGAAAVVATGARGHRDGPELVDAQSHLVPATEDVLGWDIGSHGLRILLAPEVPALTAEHLPKAVYDLLGRHALTPGEVATWIVHGGGPKVLTSVERAFDLPPDALEPTRRSLAENGNLSSASVLHVLDTVMTTPPPAGAPGLIAAMGPGFAIELVLTRW